In Oryza sativa Japonica Group chromosome 3, ASM3414082v1, one DNA window encodes the following:
- the LOC4333262 gene encoding peroxidase 27 codes for MAVRVLLPPPRRWFLLSSLLLVVAAAVPVVHGYGGGGGLTVGFYKESCPEAEKIVRKVVAAAVHDDPTTTAPLLRLHFHDCFVRGCEGSVLINSTKKNTAEKDAKPNHTLDAYDVIDAIKEKLEHKCPATVSCADILAIAARDAVSLATKAVRQGRWSKDGNLYEVETGRRDGRVSSAKEAVTYLPDSFDGIRRLITRFASKGLSLKDLAVLSGAHALGNTHCPSIAKRLRNFTAHHNTDPTLDATYAAGLRRQCRSAKDNTTQLEMVPGSSTTFDATYYGLVAERKGMFHSDEALLRNDVTRGLVYEYMRSEESFLRDFGVSMVNMGRVGVLTGSQGEIRRTCALVN; via the exons ATGGCAGTGCGcgtgcttcttcctcctcctcgccggtggTTCTTGCTTTCTTctctgctgctggtggtggcggcggctgttcCCGTCGTCCAtggatacggcggcggcggtgggctgaCGGTCGGGTTCTACAAGGAGTCGTGCCCGGAGGCGGAGAAGATAGTGCgcaaggtggtggcggcggctgtccATGACGACCCGACCACCACCGCGCCGCTGCTCAGGCTTCACTTCCACGATTGTTTCGTCAGG GGGTGTGAAGGATCGGTGCTGATCAACTCGACCAAGAAGAACACGGCGGAGAAGGACGCCAAGCCGAATCACACGCTGGACGCGTACGACGTCATCGACGCAATCAAGGAGAAGCTGGAGCACAAGTGCCCCGCTaccgtctcctgcgccgacatcctCGCCATTGCTGCCAGAGACGCCGTCTCCTTG GCAACAAAGGCGGTGAGGCAAGGACGGTGGAGCAAGGACGGCAACTTGTACGAGGTGGAGACCGGCCGGCGAGACGGCCGCGTGTCGAGCGCCAAGGAGGCGGTGACCTACTTGCCCGACTCCTTCGATGGAATTCGCAGGCTCATCACCAGGTTTGCTTCCAAGGGCCTCAGCCTCAAGGATCTGGCTGTTCTGTCAG GCGCCCACGCGCTGGGCAACACGCACTGCCCATCGATAGCGAAGCGTCTGCGCAACTTCACGGCGCACCACAACACGGACCCGACCCTGGATGCGACGTACGCCGCGGGGCTGCGGCGGCAGTGCAGGTCGGCCAAGGACAACACCACCCAGCTGGAGATGGTGCCCGGCAGCTCGACCACCTTCGACGCCACCTACTACGGCCTCGTCGCCGAGCGGAAGGGCATGTTCCACTCCGACGAGGCGCTGCTCCGGAACGACGTTACCAGGGGGCTCGTCTACGAGTACATGAGATCGGAGGAGAGCTTCCTCCGGGACTTTGGCGTGTCAATGGTGAACATGGGCAGGGTGGGCGTGCTCACCGGCAGCCAGGGGGAGATCCGGAGGACATGCGCCCTTGTCAACTAG